From the Labrus mixtus chromosome 17, fLabMix1.1, whole genome shotgun sequence genome, one window contains:
- the tmem203 gene encoding transmembrane protein 203 — protein MLFSLRELVQWLGFATFELFLHLLALLVFSMLVALRADMLTPSVSWWLVFVPLFAADGLSTYFTAIVSIRLYQENEKRLAVLRLLWVLTVLSLKLVCEVLLCQKLAEQEQARDLWFGLIVSPLFILLQLLMIRACRVN, from the coding sequence ATGCTGTTCTCCCTGAGGGAACTGGTCCAGTGGCTGGGCTTTGCCACATTTGAACTGTTCCTGCACCTGCTGGCTTTGCTGGTTTTCAGTATGCTGGTTGCTCTGCGAGCTGACATGTTAACCCCCTCAGTGAGCTGGTGGCTGGTGTTCGTTCCACTATTTGCTGCCGACGGCCTCAGCACCTACTTCACAGCCATTGTGTCCATCCGTCTCTACCAGGAGAATGAGAAGCGTCTGGCAGTGCTACGGCTCCTCTGGGTGCTGACCGTGCTCAGCTTGAAGCTGGTGTGTGAGGTTCTGCTGTGCCAAAAACTGGCGGAGCAGGAACAAGCAAGAGACCTGTGGTTTGGCCTCATCGTTTCACCCCTGttcatcctgctgcagctgctgatgaTACGAGCATGTCGCGTCAACTGA